The Deltaproteobacteria bacterium nucleotide sequence CTCAGCGACCTGCACCTGTCCTCGATCGCGGTGAGCGAGCTCGCCGCACGGGCCGCTCGCGCGCTCTCGCGCCCGCCGCTCGTCGCGCCGAACGAGTTCGCCGACGCGACGCTCGCGGAGCTCGCGGCGGCGATCGAGTCCGAAGCGCGCGTGCTCGCGTCGGACTCGCTCGTCGCAGGCGTGGACGCCTGGGTGCGCGCCTTCGAGGTCGTCACCGTTCCGCGCCCCAGGGCGCGCGACGCCGCGCTCGGCGCGCGGCGCGCCGGTCCGTGGCGCTGGCCAAGCTTCCTCGAGCCCGACGACGTGTTCGGACGCGAGCTCGCGGCGGCGCTCGAGAACGACGCGGGATGCGACGGCGTGCTGGTCCATTTTCCCGCGAGGCGAGCGATCGCGGAGTGGCTGCCGCGACTGCTCGAGGCCGCGCGCGCCGCGCTCGAACGACTGGACGCTCGGCACTTCGTGCTGGTCCACCACGGCGATGCATCGGCAGCGCTCGCTCGCACGCTCCACCAGGAGGCGCACTCGCTCGCAAGCCGTGTGATCGAGGTTCCCGAGGCCACGCCGCAAGACGCGGTTCGCTGGGTGCTGGCCGAGGTCCGCGCCGCCTCCGGGTACGCCGAGATGCGCTTCGACACGGGCGGAGGTCGCTTCGAGCGGCGCCTGCGGCCGCTCGCGCTCGATGCCGGCGCCGCCGCCGCGCTTCCACTCGGCCCGCAGGACGTCCTGCTCGTGAGCGGCGGCGGCAAGGGCATCGGTGCCGAATGCGCGCTCGCGCTCGCGCGCGAGAGCGGCTGCGCGCTCGGGCTGATCGGGCGATCGACACCGGACAGTGACGCCTCGCTTCGCGAGAACCTCTCACGAATCGAGGCCGCCGGCATCCGCGTCGCGTATGCGCCGGCCGACGTCTGCGATCCGACCGCGGTCGGCGCCGCCGTGAGCGAGATCGAGGCGCGAGTCGGGCGCGTGAGCGGGCTGCTCCACGCCGCCGGGCTGAACCGACCCGAGGGGCTCGCGACGCTCGAGCTCGACGAGTTCGAGCAGACGCTGGCCCCGAAGCTTCTCGGGCTCGAGAACCTGCTCGCACGGCTGGACCCGACCCGGCTGCGCTGCCTGGTCGGCTTCGGCTCGATCATCGCGGAGCTCGGGCTGCCGGGCGAGGCGCACTACGCGCTCGCGAACGAGCTGCTGACCCGCCGCATCGAGGCGTTCGCCGCCGAGCACCCGCGGACGCGCTGCCTGGCGCTCGCGTGGTCGATCTGGTCCGGGGTGGGAATGGGCGAGCGGCTCGGGCGGGTCGAGAGTCTGGCCGCGAAGAACATCTCGGCGATCACGCCCGATTCGGGAATCGCCTGGCTCGAGCGGCTCTTGCGCTGCCGCGAGACGCCGGTGCGCGTCGTCGTCTCGGGACGTTTCGGACACCCGCCCACGCTCGCTCCCGTCGAGCAGGAGCTCCCCGTCGCGCGCTTCCTCGAGCGCATCCGCGAGCACACCCCGCGCGTCGAGCTCGTCTCGGATGTGGAGCTCTCGCTCGAATCGGATCCGTACCTCGCCGATCACGTCTACCGCGGAGAGCCGATCCTTCCCGGCGTGCTGGGCCTCGAGGCCTTCGCGCAGGTCGCACTCGCGCTCGCCAGCGACGAGTGCCTGCCGAGCTTCGAGAACGTCCGCTTCGAGCACCCGGTCGTGCTTCCGACCGAGCGCAAGCGGACGCTTCGCATCGCCGCGCTCGCGTCGGAGTCCTCGGAGGACGGCGCGATCCGACTCGCGCTGCGGACGGACGCAAGCGGCTTCCAGCTCGATCACATGTCGGCCGAGGTGCGACTGGCGGGCCGAGCGGAGCCGGACCGCGCGGGACTCGTGCCTGCGCCTGCGCCAGGCGTACCGGCCGCGCTCGAGGACGCCGCGTCGCTCTACGGCGAGCTGTTCTTCCACCGCGGCCGCTTCGCGCGCGTGCTGCGCTACCACGAGCTGCACTTCGACGGCTGCCTGGCGGACATCGCCTGCCGAGAGGAGCCGTTCTTCGGAGCATTCCAGCCGGCTCGGCTCTGCCTGGGCGATGCGGGCGCGCGCGACGCTGCGATCCACGCGATCCAGGCCTGTGTACCCGACCGGGACCTGCTGCCGGTCGCGGTGCGTCGCATCAGCGCCGGTCGGCTGGGCGGCCACACATCGCTTCGTCTGCGCGCGATCGAGCGCAGCCGGGGCGCAGGCCGCTACGAGTACGACCTCGACATCGCCGCTCCGGATGGCGCGATCCTGGAGCGCTGGGAGGGGCTGGTGCTGCAAGAGGTCTCCGGCGCCGCACGACGCGCGACCTGGCCCGCGCCGCTCCTCGCACCACGGCTCGAGGAGCTCGCCGCGGCCCTCTGGCCGGGATCGCGCCTGCGCGCCGCGTTCCTGCCCGACGCGAGCACGGACGCGAGCGCACGAGCGCTGGCTGCCGCTCGCGGCGCGCCCGCGCAGCTGCGCCGCCGGCCCGACGGGAGACCGGAGCTCGACGGCGCGGGCGCGGTCAGCGCGAGTCACTCGGCGGGTCACACGCTCGCGGTCTGCGCGGAGCTCGATCCGGCTTGCGACGTCGAGGTCGTCGTTTCGCGTCGAGAGGAGATCTGGCGCGACATGCTGGGCGCGAATCGCTTCGACGCCGCGCAGCAGCTCGCGAGCGCGACCGGTGAGTCGTTCGACGCCAGCGCCACCCGCGTCTGGGGAGCGCTCGAGTGCGCGCGCAAGCTCGGGCTCGAACGCGAGACGCCGATCGCGTTCGCCGGCCCGCTCGACGGCGCCGCGCTGCGCTTGCGTGTCGGGCGCCTCGCCGCGCTCTCCCTCTCGGCCCGCTTGGCGGGCGTGGACCGGCCGCTGGTCGCGACGCTTCTGCTGCGGAGCGGCGATGCGGGCGTTTGAGCACCGCCACGTGGTCGGCTTCGAGGAGACCAACCTGGTCGGCAACGTGTACTACGCCAACCACGTTCGCTGGCAGGGGCGTGTACGGGAGCTGTTCCTGCGCGAACATGCCCCCGAGATCCTCGATCTCATCCAGGATGGCCTGGCGCTCGTCACTCTCCGCGTGAGCTGCGAGTACTACCTGGAGCTCGCGGCCTTCGACGAGATCGTGATCCGCATGCGGCTGGCGAGCCTCTCGCCCCACCGCATGAGCCTGGTCTTCGAGTACCTCCGCGCCTCCGACTCCGGAGATGAGCTGGCTGCGCGCGGAGAGCAGGATCTGGCCTGCATGCGGCGGCGCGACGGAAGGGTCGAGCCGGAGCCCTGGCCCGAGTCACTGCGCGAGGCGCTCCGGCCCTTCACGGGGCCGTGATCCGAACCGATGCGTTGGATCTCGAAGACAGCGCTCGACTGGCCTCGCGCCACGCTTCTCGTCTGCGCCCTCGTGACGCTCTCGGTCGGCGCGGGCGGATTGCGACTGGAGCTGCGCACCGACGGCGAGGCGCTCCTCCCCGACGGGCACCCGGTCGTGCGCCGCGACGTCGAGGACCGGCTGCGCTTTCGCGATCCGCGCACGGTCCTGCTTCTGGTCGACGCTCGCCCCGGCGGGAAGTCACTCGCAACGAAGGACGGATTTCGCTACCTGCGCGAGCTGCACGCACGGCTCGAGGGCCAGGACGTGCTGCAGCCGGGCGGAATCGTCTCGATCGCGGGCCTGCCGCGCCTGGGGCGCGACTCCGAACAGATCGACGTGGGAAGGAGCCTCGACCGCATCCCCGACGATCCCGAAGAGTTCGCGACCCTGCTCGCGGAGCTCCGCGCTCGTTCGCTCGTCGACGGGCTGCTTCTCGCGCGCGAC carries:
- a CDS encoding SDR family NAD(P)-dependent oxidoreductase, with the translated sequence MPLPRRELGGRALRQRRCGAARVPADSRGEALARGLRIDRRGRRRPHLRHAGRDDRRLRVRPAALQDRPQHLPLGGSHPLARAGRGRAGAARRGLSRRRRSPARADRRGARQHPDGRVLSRAGASAALALRGARARRGPRRSDSRSARAQAADRRDRVALQGALRALRRRESRRRARQHDRRSDLQFLRPEGGRLHRRRRLLAVANACASLEARDLDVAIAGGVDLSLDPFELVGFARAGALARDEMRVYDRRPQGFWPGEGCGLLVLMREPDAVERGLRVYARIRGWGISSDGAGGISRPELPGQLLALRRAYASAGFGPETVACFEGHGTGTEVGDATELAALTQLLREHGASGDQPAAIGSIKANIGHTKAASGAAGLIKATLALQRQLLPPMPGFGTPHELVDDGAPLRVPSELAPWPQDRPLRAGVSSMGFGGINTHVVLDSPASRRRDGLSRSERTLARTPQDTELCLIAAESLAALRARVQALLPLARRISFAELGDLAARLAAEVAAGAEIAPVRAALVAARPEELHARLELLLARIDAVPSDSDVRSIEPERGVFLGVGVFEPRIGLLFPGQGAPVYPGLGALGAFLDGDPLAALHASAIAPAHEAGFAARGEIVDTALAQPAIVASSLASALLLERLGVEADVAVGHSLGEIAALAWSGALSPGAAVELASVRGRIMAQLGREDGAMASLAVGEDEARRLIASEPCVIAAANGPARTVIAGDEDAVQRVLEIAAARRIGGTRLAVSHAFHSPHVAACAPALAKKLAALPLDAPQRRIVSTRTGVAIEPDTDLRQHLVLQLTEPVRFDRAVTRAGEGLDLWIESGPGRMLGSLASEIGVVPVISVDCGGPAFRGLLGALAAAFALGARIDASRLFAHRLTKPFDPARELRFFANPCSAERDSPAAVDPRPAPGGPSPAEPVAGISALDVLRDLVAARCELPVAAIGRDDRFLSDLHLSSIAVSELAARAARALSRPPLVAPNEFADATLAELAAAIESEARVLASDSLVAGVDAWVRAFEVVTVPRPRARDAALGARRAGPWRWPSFLEPDDVFGRELAAALENDAGCDGVLVHFPARRAIAEWLPRLLEAARAALERLDARHFVLVHHGDASAALARTLHQEAHSLASRVIEVPEATPQDAVRWVLAEVRAASGYAEMRFDTGGGRFERRLRPLALDAGAAAALPLGPQDVLLVSGGGKGIGAECALALARESGCALGLIGRSTPDSDASLRENLSRIEAAGIRVAYAPADVCDPTAVGAAVSEIEARVGRVSGLLHAAGLNRPEGLATLELDEFEQTLAPKLLGLENLLARLDPTRLRCLVGFGSIIAELGLPGEAHYALANELLTRRIEAFAAEHPRTRCLALAWSIWSGVGMGERLGRVESLAAKNISAITPDSGIAWLERLLRCRETPVRVVVSGRFGHPPTLAPVEQELPVARFLERIREHTPRVELVSDVELSLESDPYLADHVYRGEPILPGVLGLEAFAQVALALASDECLPSFENVRFEHPVVLPTERKRTLRIAALASESSEDGAIRLALRTDASGFQLDHMSAEVRLAGRAEPDRAGLVPAPAPGVPAALEDAASLYGELFFHRGRFARVLRYHELHFDGCLADIACREEPFFGAFQPARLCLGDAGARDAAIHAIQACVPDRDLLPVAVRRISAGRLGGHTSLRLRAIERSRGAGRYEYDLDIAAPDGAILERWEGLVLQEVSGAARRATWPAPLLAPRLEELAAALWPGSRLRAAFLPDASTDASARALAAARGAPAQLRRRPDGRPELDGAGAVSASHSAGHTLAVCAELDPACDVEVVVSRREEIWRDMLGANRFDAAQQLASATGESFDASATRVWGALECARKLGLERETPIAFAGPLDGAALRLRVGRLAALSLSARLAGVDRPLVATLLLRSGDAGV
- a CDS encoding acyl-CoA thioesterase encodes the protein MRAFEHRHVVGFEETNLVGNVYYANHVRWQGRVRELFLREHAPEILDLIQDGLALVTLRVSCEYYLELAAFDEIVIRMRLASLSPHRMSLVFEYLRASDSGDELAARGEQDLACMRRRDGRVEPEPWPESLREALRPFTGP